The genomic window CACGAATGGCACTATAATGAGGGGATAAAATTTCAATATCGGCCTCGTTACATTTGTCTTGAATATTTTGATGTAACTGAGAATAAATTTCTGCCATTTTTGTTGATTCATTGGTATAAGCATTAATTTCGTAGCTAACATAAAAATCACTTAACCCTGTTTGTAAAACAAAAGGTAACGGTGTTTTTAAGATATAATCAGTTGATTGAGCAGCAGTAATTAACACTTCGTGAACTTTGCGCCAAGGAAGATCGTAACCAAGAGTAATAGTAGTATGTAAAATTAAAGGACGTTTTAAGTCTCTTTTTAAAGCACTATAATTAATAACATTACTATTAATTATAACAGAATTGGGAATAGTAATAACAACATTTTTAATCGTTCTAATTCGAGTTACTAACAAGTTTTTTTCTAAAACATCCCCTACAGCATCTCCAATTTTTACCCGATCAGAAATTTGAAAAGCACGAGTATAAATTAAAACTAAGCCTGATACCGTATTAGAAATAACTCCCGTTGAACCTAACGTAAATAGAAGGGCAGCAAAAGCAGAAACTCCTTTAAATGCAGGAGAATTAAACCCTGGTAAATAAGGGAAAGCAAACACCGCAGCTAACATAATAGTTAACCAAGTTAACAGTCGATAAGTCGGTTGCGCCCATTCAGGATAAAAGCCAGCAAATTGTAGATTTCCTGTTTCTATTGCATCAAAAATAAATTTAAAAAATCGTAAAATATAATAAGTTAAATAAACAATTACCCCGACAACAAAAATATTCGGTAAATAACCAATTAATCCACTAAATACGGTATTTATGGCTTTGATTAAATAGTTAAATAATACATTTCCAGCTTGTCTGGTTTGTGGAAAGAAACCTAAAACAATGGGAACAAAAATGTAAAGAACAAAAAAAGTCAAAATAATACGAACAGATTTAACAATTGTTTTAAATGTCTTGGTTAGTTTTTCTGCTGATAGGATTTCGAGGTTTTTAATTCTAATTGATGGAATAAAAGTTCCTTCCCAACTGTCTAGGAGAGAATAAAGATAAGGAAAAGTAAAACTAAATATTTTTAAGATTAACAATAAAATTAACAAACTAATTACTGTAGAAACAGCACCAATAACCCAATAAAAAGGACGGCGTTCAAGTCGATAAGCTTTTAAAGCTTTTTTGGTAGTGTTTAAATATTCTTCTGCTAAATTTTCCCGAGACGTTTGCGCTGTTGTGGCATCATCTGCCGTTACAGTCATTAAAGTTTTGTTATTAAATAAAAGAATAATAACATTGCCTCGATCATCTAGATCAAATTTATCATCAATAATTTCCAATTGGTTATTATTAGCAATATCCTGTAATCTTTCAGTGATAATATCTGCTCTTTCTTCTGCTGACAAAGAACCATTACCATTATAAATAGAAAAAAGGGTATTATGGTCTAAGACCACGGGAAAACCTTGATCACTAGAAATATCTTCTAAGCTATAACTAGGTAAAAAGTTGCTTTGAAATAGCACAAGTAATAAAGTAGCAATAGCTAAAATGACCCTTTGATAAGTCTTGTTTGGCTGTAAATTTAAAAAATAACATTTCATCTGAGTTTTATTCCCTAGGTATCATTGAATCAGCCTATAAAGTAATTTTGCCTAACCTTTATGGAATAGTCTCCATTTTTTAGATTAATTTCAGAAGTTCTTAGATGTTGATACGCTATTTTTAACCCTATCATTTTTGAACCCTAAATCTAAAGATGTTGTAAAAATAATTGTTAAACTAAGAAAAAACGTTTACAAAGGAAAATGAAGCTAATTTAACACAAAAAGCCTTTGTTTACTTTTTATGGAACAAATCATACAAAATTCTCTGTTTACTCCCTATTTCGCCTTACATATTCCTGACGGCTTTTTGAGTCCTGGTGTCAGCGTATTTTGTTGGGTGATTACCCTTGTTTTAATCGCTGTTTCTTTGAACAAAGTACAAAAAGACTATCAAGAAAAAACAGTGCCTCTGATGGGGGTTTGTGCAGCCTTTATTTTTGCAGCACAAATGATTAACTTTCCCATTCCTGGGGGAACTTCAGGCCATTTAGTGGGAGGAACCCTGGCCGCTATTATCCTGGGACCGTGGGCTGGAACTTTAGTGGTAACGGTAGTGTTTATCGTTCAAGCCGTTTTATTCCAAGATGGCGGTTTAACGGTTTTAGGAGCAAATATCTTGAATATGGGACTCATTGGAACCTTTTGCGGATATTATCTCTACAAAGCCATTCGTTTGTCCCTAGGTCGAAATTCTTGGAAAAGCATGACCATTGCAACAGTCGTGGCATCTTGGTGTAGTGTGGTGATCGCTGCGATCGCTACTGCTTTACAACTCGCCTTATCCGGAACGGTTCCCTTAACGGTATCAATGATTGCTATGGTATCGTGGCACGTTCTCATTGGGGTTGGAGAAGCCATTATCAC from Crocosphaera subtropica ATCC 51142 includes these protein-coding regions:
- the cbiM gene encoding cobalt transporter CbiM, with amino-acid sequence MEQIIQNSLFTPYFALHIPDGFLSPGVSVFCWVITLVLIAVSLNKVQKDYQEKTVPLMGVCAAFIFAAQMINFPIPGGTSGHLVGGTLAAIILGPWAGTLVVTVVFIVQAVLFQDGGLTVLGANILNMGLIGTFCGYYLYKAIRLSLGRNSWKSMTIATVVASWCSVVIAAIATALQLALSGTVPLTVSMIAMVSWHVLIGVGEAIITVIAVGFVWRSRPDLIYDSPLSLKLDAD
- a CDS encoding mechanosensitive ion channel family protein — translated: MKCYFLNLQPNKTYQRVILAIATLLLVLFQSNFLPSYSLEDISSDQGFPVVLDHNTLFSIYNGNGSLSAEERADIITERLQDIANNNQLEIIDDKFDLDDRGNVIILLFNNKTLMTVTADDATTAQTSRENLAEEYLNTTKKALKAYRLERRPFYWVIGAVSTVISLLILLLILKIFSFTFPYLYSLLDSWEGTFIPSIRIKNLEILSAEKLTKTFKTIVKSVRIILTFFVLYIFVPIVLGFFPQTRQAGNVLFNYLIKAINTVFSGLIGYLPNIFVVGVIVYLTYYILRFFKFIFDAIETGNLQFAGFYPEWAQPTYRLLTWLTIMLAAVFAFPYLPGFNSPAFKGVSAFAALLFTLGSTGVISNTVSGLVLIYTRAFQISDRVKIGDAVGDVLEKNLLVTRIRTIKNVVITIPNSVIINSNVINYSALKRDLKRPLILHTTITLGYDLPWRKVHEVLITAAQSTDYILKTPLPFVLQTGLSDFYVSYEINAYTNESTKMAEIYSQLHQNIQDKCNEADIEILSPHYSAIRDGNHNTIPADYLPEDYTAPGFRFDPITNLLNQNNNPINGSVESHEN